The genome window tgtcatttaaatatgaactgGCATTTAGTTCTTTCCCTGTTTCTGCCCCTTACGCGGGTTCATTTCTGTCCTGAATTTCCTCGTCTCCCCATCACAGAGCCTCCCAAAAGATTCTCCCTTGTCTAGTTCATTTATGTAAAAGAAGATAGCAAAGttgctgggaggagggggaataaATATACATCCTGAAGAATGTCTATGTGCGGCTGAGTGTAGTAAGTTCCGCACATCCCCGTACTCAGTCTGCCCATTTACCTCCAAACCCAGTGACTGGGAGGAAGCGAGGGATAGAGTGAGGGAAGAGAGGGGCTGGGTATAGGGAAAGTTGGAGTCACAGCACCACTGTTCCCCTGTCCGGGTCGGTGCCCATTCTTCACTAATGGAAATCATGCTTTCAGTCCACCGTCAGGGTGCGTTTCAGGCTAGCTTTCTAGTGGGAAGCCTGGCTTCATGTTAAGCTCTGAAGTTCTTCCACGACGGGACATCATGCTTCCTTCCTATCTCTAGCCTTTAGCACAGTGCTCGGCACTCTCTGTCTCTGAAGAAAGGGTTAAGTGCATAGCCTGTAGCCTATGCACTAGAGCAAAGTGACAGTGATTAATGCTGTGCCCTAGGCCTCATTCAAACTACACTCCTGCCACTAGAGCTAGCTGCTCAAAGCTCACTGAATCAACTAATAGCAGCAGCCAAAGCATCCCTCTGCTGAGTGCCAACAGCTATTTGTTGACTGCCAGGTATTTTTCATGCATCGTCCTTACCCATCCAATACTAactctccattttgcagatgaaaaaaacACTCAATGTGTGCCTTGCTGGGCCTCACAACTAAAAAGTCCAAATTTGAGCTGTGATCTGTTCTAAAGCTGGTCTCATTTTACCACCTCGTGGCCTGGGTCTGGTGCCTGAGGACCCCGAGCCATGCCCCGCTGTTAGTCTCCTGGGGCCCCTGACCCTTCCTGCTTCTCCTTGCCCGTCATCCCTCTCCTGggtccccccaccccagtccccCTGGGGCCACAGATGATCAGCATGTTGGGATGCACATGCcattcttgcttttgtctttttcatcaTGTGGGAGTGACAGgggtgagagagaaaagggaaaatgctggtaaaataaaataatacaatgatgaagacatataaaaagaaagtaaacatcACTATAACCTAGATTTTTCAGTATGTGTGACCATGGTTGGGTCTGCTGGCCATGTGTAGAGTTTAGGAGTGTGAAGCCTGCTCAGAGGACATAAGCCTGGAACCCAGATTCCCTCACCTGCTCCCCCAGGAGCCCCTGGGCATGACATTTGGGTGGCACTCTGGTATATGACtgagtggggctgggggcacTAAGAGAGAGCAAGAATCTCTGCCTTAGAGCTGGCTTCCCCTGGAGAGGCCCCCATCTGACTCAGGAAGGGGCAGAAAAGTGCAGATTACAGGGTCTGTTTTGCCCAGAGGGTTTTCCTTACGGCTCCCCCACCTATCTTCTTGAACTGCACCTTAGGGCAGCCTCGTGGCCAGGATCTTCAGGCTGTTTGTCCCCATTTTCTCCCCTATTGCCCCTAGGGAAGCTCTAGGTCTGGGCTCTTGGAAGGTGAGGGAGATCTAGGGAAGATCAGGAAACCAGCCAAGGGCGACATTTCTAAGTGTTTTTTTAACCCCTTTCTATGGTTCATGAGGTATCTGTCCCCTTCTTTCCAAAAACCATTCATATCTTGCCTTCATAACTCTCCTCTGGACCCTATCACTGTTACCAAACCTGTTATAAACTGCAGAGGAAAGAAGCAAACAAGATAAAGTGAATTATGCAGGATCTACCATGGGCAAGAACACAAAGGGGCCCAAAGGTGGTCAGGGAGGTGGCATTGTGAGTGTAAGGATGCTGTTCTAAAGCCGGGCCCTGTTAGTGttggaagaggaaggaggagaggctACAACAAACCCTAACTTGGCCAAAAGAGGAACCCGGCACGTTTGGTTTTCCCTTCATCCTACCCAGTTGGCATCACGAATCATTTCCTTAGTTCAGTTCTTCTGAGGGTCAGCTGTTCCTAGGCCCCCTGTGCTAGGTCCCCTGGCCAAACAATCAGTCAGCCATCTGCTCAGAGTTGTGCCTTTGAATCGAGTTGGGCAGGGTATGGGAGGTACAGGGAAGAAACACATCCAAGAGGAAAGCCAGGCAGCTCAGCCTCAGCCACACGCTGCTCTGGGTACGGAGACAGTGCCAGCAGGGGAGGTTTCCACCCCACAGCTCCTCCTCAGGGCTGGGGTAAATGCCACTTCTGGGTGCACAGACAGGTGGCACTGGTGGCCACATCCCTAGAGCTAGAGCTGGGCAGCTTAAATTTCACCTGCAGGTTCAAACCTGGGATGGGACATGAGAGAAAACCCTCTCCCCTCTGGACTTAGAAGCCTATACATGTTCATGGGAGCATCACTAGCTTCCCCCACTATGTCTCAGAGGGGTGGTGTGTGTAAGATGGTCAGACTGTGCCTTTAGTACCCTTTCTTACACTTCATCCAGGTGAAAGCATCTTAATACTGCTATCAGGTCACCTCCTCCTCACCACTGAGGCAATTTAGGTCTCAGATAGAGGagcaaaggaatgaaaggaggctgggaaaagaGGCTTGGACATCAGCAAGAGCAACAAGTTtgactgtgtttttgttttctttttttgactgaGGTAAATAAAAAAGCTTTATCCTGCAACACTTGGGAGATGAAGAGTCTGTGCACCCCACCAGGCTCCAGACCCCAGCCCCTTCCTTCACATCAGGCTCTTCCGGTACTGGCTGTGCTGGGGGGTCCGACTGAGGTTGCCGTCGGGGCTCTGCAGGTCCATCTGCCTGTACAGGTCCCTCAGCTCCCTGACCTCCTGCAGTACCCTCTTTGCCTGGCTCCAGTTCGACGATGCTTCTCCCAGCAGCCGCTCTGTCTCCTGCAGCAGCTGCTCTGACTCACAATCAGGAGGAGACCAAGGGGGGTCCTTGGCCTTCCGCTTCCCATCTCCCAGGCCCTGGACCTCCGCCAGCAGCTCCTGAGTCTTCTCCAGTTTCCTTGCCACCAGGTCCTGGATCCGGGACagctgccccagggcaggtgggatGAGGGCTGGGGGTTCCTGGGTCCGCAGCAGGAGGGTGCAGGCCATGGCAGTGTCCCGCGGAGAAAGGATCTCCTCCAAAGAGGCACAGCGGCCTTTCTCTGTGGGGGTCAACTTCTTGGGTGCTTGAGGGGTGTAGGTGGCCCCCTTGTCTGGTCTTTCCCATGGTGGGGGAAGGCCACTTGCCCGGTCTGAGGAGGGCGGGATGCGGTCTGAGTCTGCCCTCTGCCGGCTGCCTGCCAGCTGAGCCACAGACTTGTCCAGGTCGACCCGAAAGTTCTCAGCACAAGAGGTTGGCTCCTCTGGGGAAGGGTCTTCCTCCTGGATCAGGTCCAAGGTCAGCATCCCATCCGAGGTAGAGGTTGAAGCCTGAAGAGGGAGAGAGCAGAATGAAGGGGGTAAACTGTCATCCATGAGCATTTCAAGAGTGACGGCTGGAAGGGCGATAAGAGCCGTGGTCACTTTCCTCCTCAACATGCCTTCCCTGAAGGAGACGCCTCCCACTACTGACAACTTTGACTTTGTATGCTATTTCTGATTCCTTTGGTAGTACTCTgaacttacttctttcttttgtttttctgtgatttaaagcaatttctcctgcttctttctcATACTCTCCGTTTTACTGTGAGCTTCTTGAAATGGGTGAAAAAACCATCTATTTCCTTCTTATTATGGACTTGAAGCATCAAATTTGGCTGACACAACCAGGA of Manis javanica isolate MJ-LG chromosome 4, MJ_LKY, whole genome shotgun sequence contains these proteins:
- the PLEKHO1 gene encoding pleckstrin homology domain-containing family O member 1 isoform X2, with product MAVASTSTSDGMLTLDLIQEEDPSPEEPTSCAENFRVDLDKSVAQLAGSRQRADSDRIPPSSDRASGLPPPWERPDKGATYTPQAPKKLTPTEKGRCASLEEILSPRDTAMACTLLLRTQEPPALIPPALGQLSRIQDLVARKLEKTQELLAEVQGLGDGKRKAKDPPWSPPDCESEQLLQETERLLGEASSNWSQAKRVLQEVRELRDLYRQMDLQSPDGNLSRTPQHSQYRKSLM
- the PLEKHO1 gene encoding pleckstrin homology domain-containing family O member 1 isoform X1; its protein translation is MMKKNNSTKRGPQDGNHQCAPPEKVGWVRKFCGKGIFREIWKNRYVVLKGDQLYISEKEVKDEKNSQEVFDLSDYEKCEELRKSKSRSKKNHSKFTLAYSKQPGNTAPNLIFLAVSPEEKESWISALNSAITRAKNRILDEVTVEEDSYLAHPTRDRAKIQHSRRPPTRGHLMAVASTSTSDGMLTLDLIQEEDPSPEEPTSCAENFRVDLDKSVAQLAGSRQRADSDRIPPSSDRASGLPPPWERPDKGATYTPQAPKKLTPTEKGRCASLEEILSPRDTAMACTLLLRTQEPPALIPPALGQLSRIQDLVARKLEKTQELLAEVQGLGDGKRKAKDPPWSPPDCESEQLLQETERLLGEASSNWSQAKRVLQEVRELRDLYRQMDLQSPDGNLSRTPQHSQYRKSLM